The Epinephelus lanceolatus isolate andai-2023 chromosome 14, ASM4190304v1, whole genome shotgun sequence genome has a window encoding:
- the nyx gene encoding nyctalopin, with translation MTVITFTVSVLCLLPQAVLARWACVRACPASCTCTQEKSCSVLCDRTGMAELPKEFPCEASAINLDKNKLKFLSERAFGTLPSLKSLSLDHNNISFITPGAFKGLANLVELKMAHNEYISYLHTRTFTGLKKLVRLDLSDCNLFNIPDRIFIEQTALKELLCFQNNFRRIPGAFRGMENLTHIYLERNKIEAVAYNSLLGLGSLRYLNLQENRINVIHDQAFQDLVRLENFYLNDNLLSDLPRLAFKGLIRLKMLNLGGNQLTNVSKTWFSDLVELEVLYLDRNQLVNIEEGTFENLTSLITLHLNSNNLTTLPFPVFQPIYFLGRLYLFRNPWECDCSFEWMKEWMESYKLVRDIPCASPSSVAGLDLSEVVFTKVNGTCVDPGELNLTTASSEIISTTENRFNSLISKLLQQELREEMGNGTESLRNGTLLEPEEGQLSAGVGGRRAEASQSYLCFTSVWLIFGLIGQLDINYCLSCT, from the exons tCTCTGTGCTGTGCCTGCTGCCTCAGGCGGTGCTGGCACGGTGGGCGTGTGTTCGGGCGTGTCCAGCCTCCTGCACCTGCACTCAGGAGAAGAGCTGCAGCGTACTGTGCGACCGCACCGGCATGGCTGAGCTGCCCAAAGAGTTCCCCTGTGAGGCCTCGGCCATCAACCTGGACAAGAACAAACTCAAGTTCCTGTCAGAGAGGGCCTTCGGCACCCTGCCCTCCCTcaagtctctctctctggacCACAACAACATCTCCTTCATCACCCCCGGAGCCTTCAAG GGCCTCGCCAACTTAGTGGAGCTGAAGATGGCGCACAATGAGTACATCAGTTACCTTCACACACGGACATTCACGGGACTGAAGAAGCTGGTGCGCCTGGACCTGTCAGACTGTAACCTCTTCAACATCCCTGACCGCATCTTCATAGAGCAGACGGCGCTGAAGGAGCTGCTCTGCTTCCAGAACAACTTCAGGAGGATCCCCGGAGCCTTCAGGGGCATGGAGAACCTGACTCACATCTACCTGGAGAGGAACAAGATCGAGGCGGTGGCCTACAACTCCCTGCTGGGCCTGGGTAGTCTCAG GTACCTGAACCTCCAGGAGAACCGCATCAATGTGATCCATGACCAGGCCTTCCAGGACCTCGTACGGCTGGAGAACTTCTACCTCaatgacaacctgctgtctgatCTGCCCCGGCTCGCCTTCAAGGGTCTCATCCGCCTCAAGATGCTCAACCTCGGGGGAAACCAGCTGACCAACGTGTCCAAGACGTGGTTCAGTGACCTGGTGGAGCTGGAGGTCCTGTACCTGGACAGGAACCAGCTGGTTAACATCGAGGAGGGAACTTTTGAGAACCTGACCAGCCTGATCACGCTCCACCTGAACAGCAACAACCTCACCACCCTCCCCTTCCCCGTTTTCCAGCCCATCTACTTCCTGGGCCGCCTCTACCTCTTCAGGAACCCCTGGGAGTGCGACTGCTCCTTCGAGTGGATGAAGGAGTGGATGGAAAGCTACAAGCTGGTGCGGGACATCCCCTGCGCCTCTCCGTCTTCCGTGGCGGGGCTGGATCTCAGTGAGGTGGTTTTCACCAAGGTGAACGGCACATGCGTGGACCCTGGAGAGCTGAACTTGACCACAGCCTCGTCAGAGATCATCTCCACCACGGAGAACCGCTTCAACAGCCTCATCTCCAAGCTGCTCCAGCAGGAGCTCAGAGAGGAGATGGGGAACGGTACAGAGAGCCTCCGCAACGGGACCCTGCTGGAGCCTGAGGAGGGGCAGCTCTCAGCAGGGGTCGGAGGGCGACGGGCCGAGGCGAGCCAATCATATCTCTGCTTCACTTCAGTGTGGCTCATCTTTGGTTTGATTGGCCAGTTAGATATTAATTACTGTCTTTCTTGCACATGA